TGGAACACACACGTCTTTTATATTTCTCAGTACATCATTACCATCAGCATCTTCTAATTCTATCATCTGTGATAGAGAAGGGGGGAAAAGAAGAAATCTCACTCATGGTATTTTAACTACTTTTTCTTTTGAAACCTTTTGGGCTTGAAGTTATCAAAAGCTTGATCAGAGAACGAATGAATAGGGGGAATCATTGTGTCGAAAGGATGAGAATAGACTAGTCACTGGAAAGACTTTTTGCAAATACGGAAATACCGTACTAATGCAAGTTTAACAACAACAACTAAGTCTTCGTCACAACTTAGTCTTTTGTTGTAAAGCTAATAAATTATTTTCCTCCCATATGTAAGCATCCAATTTATCACATGGATTCTTTAGATCCAAGAATGTTATATCATGGCTTATCCTCTGAGAACCTTAAACAGATTTTAAGTTTTTATTGGGAAAAGAACTTTCAATCGGACTAAACTTTAGTCCAGTTATTTCTTTTACACAAGCAAGTTCAGTTGATCCATTTGATGCTATGGCTCATGTGGGGTTGTCAAATATTGAAAACTTCATTCATGCTGGTCAGTGTTGTTGCTGCCTTTTCTGTCGACCCCTGGAACCTTTAATGATTGAAAAAAGTTTTACTCATTGACTTTCTTATAATGCAGATGAACATGATCAAGGTTTCTAACATAATGGGCATTGATCCTAAGCCCTTTGATCCAGCGACATATGTTGAAGAGGACGTCTTTGTGACTGATGAATCTGGATCTAAGAAACGCATCAGCTTAGTTAACAACATTGTTCGATGGAGGAAAGTTAAAAAGCCCGATGGAACAACAACTGTAAGTGAATTGTAACTAACTTGGTTGTATCTATATGCCTGGCATGGATCAGAAAAGCAGATCTATCTCTGATTTTCCTGATGAAATAAGCAAGTTTTTTCCGTTTCTCCTTTTGCACATTCTTTGATTCATCAGATATTAATTTAAGCTTTTAAGATCGTTGGCATGGCGTTGTCTGATGCTGATAGGGGACATATTTCTTtaagaaaaagggaaaattttGTAGTTCTGAAGTTATTCTACATAATTCACCTTATTAAACAAAGTCTATTCACataattaaagcaattaaaaatcGTAGTGGTGTTATTCCTTGATTATAGGAACTGAATCAAACAATTGGGAGAAGGAAACATGAATAATGACAAgggaaagggaaaaaagaaaacagACCAGAAGACATAAGGTACATCAGGTAAACATCACGTCATCGAAATGGTGTTATCAAATTCAAATGAATATTTAATACATTATGTTGAAGATGATGTTTCTGTGACAGAAGAATCTGCAACTAATAAGCGAATTTGCTTAGTTAATAACATTGTCTGATGGAGGGAAGTTAAAAACCCTAGCAAAATACGCAAGTGAATCTTTGAATAAACTCTGTTATATTTATATGCTGTGGTGTGGTTTCAGAAAATCAGATCATGTCTCTGGGTGTCCTGATGAAATAAGCAACTTTACGCTTGTTTACGTTGCATAGCTTGATTCATCAGATATTACTGTAAGTTAAGCTCATCCGCTTGGTGTTGACTGGTattttttcttttacaaaaaagGGAAATTTTGTTTTTCTGAAGTTTATTCCACataattaaaacaattaaaatgtTAGTGGAAGGAAAGATGAATAATGAcaagggaaaagggaaaagggaaaaaaaagaagaaaagaaacagaaGACATAAGGTAACATCAAATGAACATGAAATCTAGAAAAGGAGGTAATTATTTAATTggttatatttcttatctttgtaaaatattagtaggCTATCTTGGCTTTAACATTTTTGCTGTGCTGTCAAATATTGCTGATGTGTATTTTGGAATAACTCAAGAAGCTGGACAGCTTGTTCGTTATTTATCTCATTTGTGTAACTTTGTGATCACTTTAATATCGTATGGATTCAAAGATCAATGAGAAAATTTCTCATTCATTTAGCATTTGTTCGTACTGACTGAATGAATGTTTCTATATGTAGGTAGAAAGCAATGCACGCTTTGTGGAATGGTCTGATGGCAGTGTACAATTAATGATTGGAAATGAAGTTCTGGACATATCTGTGCAAGATGCCCAGCATGATCAAGCCCACCTGTTTCTAAGACACGGAAAGGTGAATCTCATGTCTGTTGTCACTTCTCATATGTGATGCACAATCCTAGTAACGTGGGATGGGAATTTCAGGGAACATAGTGATCCTTTCGTCAAAACAGCAGATATACACTCATAGATTCACCAAAAAGAAAGAACTTGTAACAGTTTAGCCTTATGAGGTTCTCACAGTTTGTTTAATCACTGGATGATTTGTAGGAGATTAAAATATGCAGTAGTAATTTTTACTCCgtattaattaggaaattgtaCTTCGGGCTTCATAGATAATAGGATTAGTAATTGACTGATATCTGGATTCTGGACTGTCTtgcttgtgtgtgtgtgtggggtgGGGGTAAGTAGATTATGAGGTTTAAAATCAAAATGAATATTTATTCCTCTAGCATCAACAAGTTAAGCAAACACTCTCTGCCCATCTCTGTCCTTCCTCCTCCTGTCAAACCTAGCAGCAGACAGTAACCATCTTTTCCCTGCTCCATTCTGCGGTACTGGTCCTACTCTGGTGACTTTCCTTAACCCCAGTTCTGATCACCTTCCCCACTTTCCTCGTCCCCGTTCTCTCTTCCCTCCTTCCCTACCTGGTTGTCTCTTTATCCGTCCACAGATTCCTTCCATCCCAGATTGCTCATCTTTCCTTCACCACCGGAAGACTCCTTTCCTCTTTACTTTTTCGCCAGATCAGTCTCCTCCCTCAACCTGTGATTTTTATCCCTTTCGGAGGAAGCTTGGCTGCATGTCTCCATCCGTTTCATTCCGTCCCAATTTATGGGCTTTTTCTATATTGGGATGTCTTGGATAtcattcaattattttttttcttctatacaACTTACACGACTTTGAAGAATTTACAGCCATTTaactattcaaatttaaaactatGATAGTGATATTTTTCTCTATCAAACTAACTCCCACTCAATACATTAATACTTCTTTGAGTACCAACTAATATTGTAAAGAAAATGTACGTTGGGGGACTCAACCTTAAAAGTTAGCTCATGAAGTTAGAATTGTCCAAGATCATACAAggagacaacaatttattcattcaACTTATGTGGAACACTCTAACACCTAGTCGCTGGCCAAGATTGGACATCTGGAGTGAGTATAAGTGTATAACATTACATGGAGCTTCACTATTCCCCTAAggctttggtctagtggtaagagcAGCGCGTGATGTGTGGGTTAGGCACACATCACTGTTTTGAACCCTATCATAgtcctggtatttaagtggagaagggtagaggggctgGCTCGACCGAGTTTTAAACCGTGCATCACTGTCCCTTGGGTTTTCTCGGTCAATAAAAAACTTGGGGTGCAGTATTGAGAAACACAACAGCATGGTTAAGCTTTGGTACCATGCCTAACTCAATCTCAAAAACTAGCCATGAGATGGGGACTGTCCATATGAGGAAATTACAGCCCATTCCCTCAATCAATGTGGGTAAAATGTGTAATTCATATGTCAAAGTAACATCTTAAACTTTGTTTCCATTCACATACTGTGATGTGAAAAGGATGGAAGGGGTACTTTTTCTGGGTCAACAATTTTAGTACTTTTTCCTTCCATTATTTGCTGTACTTTACGTATAGGAAAAATGCCTGAAGTTGCTGCAAGTTTCTCAAGGGAAATATGATGGATGTTGCCTGACTATCGAAAGGTCTTAAAGAAACATGTTGAATTTTGATGACCGTTGTCAAATTTGTGGCGAAAATACAACATTAGTTGGTTGGGAAATCaattggttaaattacatgataCAACTTTTGAACGCAAAAGATGGAACTGTGCCAAGGGAATTTGAGTAGGAAAATTTTCTCATATTTCAAATTAAATGCCCAATGGAGCTACAGACTGGATATCCCATTTTAATTCAATTCCTTTGTCCATGGATTATGATCCTGTCATCTCCTGCATTCCACAAACAAGACTTACTTCTTGGTGCTGGTGTacttttaggggtcgtttggttgggaaacaaGTTATCCCATGATTAATTATTCCGGGGTTAGTTATCCTGGGATTAATTATCCCACCCTCCCATAGGGATAAAAAAATACTATAATCCCGGGATAACTAATCCCGGGATTAGTTATACCAcgattttatcccaaccaaatatgggataaactcatctcaaatttaatcccgggattaattatcccttatccctcgtaccaaacgagcccttaAGGTGTTATCAATGACCCCATCCTGCTTCTTTATTTTCAATGAAGACTACCATTAAAATGTTTTGGCTAGCAATGGCATTCATTTGCTAGTTATCAATTGattcttttatatttttgctATTGCTATATCCTATCAAAGATTAAGTGAATCAGAAGCTGGAGGCTATTCCAATTTCAGTGAGGTAGTATTAAGTGTGAGATCAGCTTACATACTCCTATTGTGATTAGATTGACGCCTATGACGTGCAAATATAAGCATTTGCTGCAATTGATCTTGATGATCATATTAGGTTGAATACTGTTTACCTTTTTGTCTTCATTCCAAAAGTCTGTAATTTATGACGTTTATTACCCAGTGATCCCTAGCATAAACACTTAACTCGCAGGGAATACTACAATCGCAAGGGAGAATTTTAAGAAAGATGAGGTTTATGCCTTCATCCTTGACATCAAACTCTCACCGTTTATTGACTGCCCTTGTTGATTCACGTCATAAGAAGGTATACAAAGTGAAGAACTGTTTCACTGACATTGACCCTGAGAGGGAGAAAGAGCAAAAGGAAAAGGTAAAATTGATGAGTAATGGATTATGTTTTGCTTTTGTTATGTTATAGCTGATAAGTTGACTTTGACATTCCTTTTGTCTATGAAGGCTGAAAGCCAAACAATAAGAGCAAATGTAATCCTCAACCGGAAAAAGGAGAAGGTCAGCCGTAAATACATGCCTGCTGTACGTAGGGAGCGCCAACTCTCTCCTGGTTTCTTAGAGGATGCGCTTGAGGAGGTAAGGTTTTCTATTTTCATCTACCATACATATTGTAGGAAGCATTATACAGTGGCATTGTGCATAGAAACCTCCTGATCCCTGCTTTCTTTGAAGTGGATGTATTATATGTTCACATGATTCAGTGTTTATATGGGTGTTGCCTTGTGGGAGACATTAGTTGAACTGCTCGGCATTCCTTAGAAGAATTGCCACTCTGATCTATCTTGATATCTGCCTATTGGAATTTTCTCTCATTATCAGGAAGAGGATACTGATTACTATGACTCTCGACGGTCTGCTGCTCGACGTCGCTTTGAGGAAGATCTAGAAATGGAAGCTCAAGCTGAGAAACGAATCATTAATGCAAAAAAGGTGCAGAAGTCTTGTAGAATTAAAGAAATTTCCCCTTATTTTCTTTGCTACTTCTTTCAGCTAACATGAAGATTTTCCCCTTGGTCAGAAAGATATTCCTAGACAAACATCATTGTCTGCTTCAAAACATTCTCGGCGCCCTATTGATTTTGAAGATAGTGAGAAGGAGGAGTCTGAGTATGAAActgaagaggaggaagaggaagaagagaggtctCCCCCACGTAGAAGGGATGTGCAGGAGGAGCAGGAatatgaagaagaggaagagcgTGATCAGGGCGAGGAGGAAGAGGCATATGAAGAGTCAGAAGAGGAGGCTGAGGTAGGAAACTGATCTTCATTGTCCAGTAAATCCCATCTGAACCTTTTTGATCATGTATTGCGTTTAATAAATAGGTAATTGCGAGAAGTTTAAACTTTTACTGGAAAGTTCTCTATACTTTTGAGGGTATTTCTTAATCTGCTAGTTTGTAAACTGCCGTGCCAGAACTGCTGTAATCTTTCCAGACACATAGGCCTTCTCATATAAATCAATGAGATGGTTCAGCCAGATGCATATAGTGTTTGACTTTGCGTGCCATTTTCCTGGGCAGCAGAGTCAGATGTTTGCTTAGTAAAATATTGAGGATAGTTTTATAAACATGTTAATCAGGGTAAGGATTCCTTATAGATGCTGGAGTGGCTTAGCAAGATATTGACCTAATGTTTGCTAGATATGCTAATGAGACTTTCAAGACCACGTGGGCTCCTTGCTGTATCCCTTGTGCAGTAAATTGGTGGCACTACAAGCTATCAGCTGCAATATCTGGTTATTTTGTGTGCTGCCAGTGTAGTAATTTTGAGATAAGATTGTCTGAAGTGTGAAACTTGTTATGTCGTATTAAATTAAATATCTAGGAGCAGGACAAAAGCTACAAAGCTGCCAGCTCGAATTTTGGAACAGATAATTAACTTATCTACCttattcttcttcaaatttttagaaaatactaattaTTGTGTTAGATTAACAGCGATAAGTACTTTTAGCTTAAAAGAACTCTTATGCTTATAAAGCAATACTTCTTGGtagagattttgaagaaattctCTCTTGCTCGCTTATTTAACATGTGGAATTTCAATTTGAAAGTTTATTTTGCTAATGAACAATAAAAGTGCGCCATAGAATAATTTTACCAAACATAACTAACGGATGGCATAACGATAGAAGGGCTGGAGACCAGGAGGACCAACTTTGGGAACCAAGGTTCGAATCCCCGCAGAGCTGACTCTAGGTGACTCTTCCTATCAGCCTTAGCCTTGGTGTGTAGCAGGTACCCAATAGCTTAGTTGAGGCATACACAAGTTGGCTCGGATATTACTCttgccaaaaaaagaagaagagaaaaagagtaaCCATATCAAACTTTTAATTAACTGTtgcaggggcggagctagcccATCGATTACGGGTTCGGCAGAACCCAACCGCTTTCGTCCAATccatgtatttgtcttaaaaaatccattgaatatgtacaaattattaatttagaacccagtaacttaaaaggATTAGAACCCGAACCCATAAGCttcaaatcctggctccgcctctgACACTATGCTCTCCAAGACGCACTGCCTCCCAAAATGGGTAACAAGGGAGGTTGACTATTGTAGGTAAATTTGTTAACAAGGGAGGAAGAATATTGGACGATGGATGCTAGCCTTTTCATCACTCATGAGATATGAATATCTCATGAGGTGTTCCTGGTGTTGCATTTTTTGCCGTCGCTTGTGAACATGCAACGAGGCTTTTATGGCCTGTTTCTAAAGCTGTCTGTATTAAATGCGAAGGCACATTTTTCTGGAAAATAGTTCGTATAGTAGCCTCTAGGAAATAGATGGTTTTCCTCTCGATGTTTCTAAACCATTCCACTTTTAGAAGTCAGCATTACTTAATTTTACTTGTATGAGTGAGCTCTTGGTGTCACTTCATCTATCAGATTAGGGCCTAATGCTTGGATATGAAGTTTTTGAGACGCTGGATGGCACAATAGTAAATTAGATATATCGGTTCCGTGGAGAAGTTGGTGAAATCAAAGCAAAGTGTAAACCGTTGTCAGTGCCAGCAGGTGCAAATATCCATTTTCGAGAAGTTAGTGGTCATGTGCAATGTCTAGTTATTTGAGGCGTGGAATATCAATAAATCAACATAGATTAACGTAATGTAGGAGTTAAAAAATTTACCTGCTCAGAAAAAAATATGACTTAACAGAGGTTTCTTACGAGTTGGCTATATTGATGTCTCGGATAGTTCAGCTCATATTATTTGATAAGGCAGGATACTTGAGCTCATCTCTTAATTTTTAATGCGTTCCAATTTGGGGCTGGCTGTAGACTTTTTTTTAGGTAGTTTGTTTGGTGTGGTTTTCTATGAAATTGTCTCTAATTTCCTCCTTTTTAAAAAGTGAAAAATGTATCAAGTTCCATGAATAGGAGAAGTTCTTGAAGTTGAAAGGCAGAACTCCAAGTTCGATGTTTCGGTGTTCTTCAACAATAATGAAGAATTTGGAGTGCTACTCAAAAATCGCCGAAATCCAAATTCTGTGCTCACCTACCAAATATCATCCCGTTTCTTTGTATATACTGCTTGCAGATTGCCACCATCTCCAACTTACCAAATCGTTGCATCGCATTTACCTAAGCCAAAGACTGCAATCAGTGGCAGTTTCCTTGTCAGCACATAAATTTGCCCAATCTCCCCTCTTCCCTCTTTCCGAATAATCTCAGTATGATTAGCAAAGATTTCTGCAATGACCGTTGATCGCCATGTGCGAGCCAGAAGAAGATGCGTGTTCAGTGTTCCGTGCTCCTATGGTCATGCCGAGGCAGCATCAGCGACATCAAAGGTTGAAACAAGGGGGAGATAAGCATAGTGGAAGAGAAGTGGAATCTAATTTCTAATCAAAaaagattttttcaaaaataaaatgaaatcaatgaatttataaattttaaaggAAGATGGAAAAACATTTATGGTACTATCTTGTAATATTTTTACTGCATGTTTCACTCTCTTTCTGTGCAGCCTTTGTTTAATTTCCCTTCTGAAGTTTGATTCTTCCGAGCATGATAATCATGGTCGTCATGTTTGGTGATCAGTCCTGTTGAGATTCAAACAAATGCAACAATCAGGGGAACTCCCGGTATAATTTGATTACTCAAGAGGGAAGATTGGAAAGGAACATAGATTACAGCGAAATCAATCTAATACGTCAACCTTCAGAACCAGAACATCCCCCCGTTAATATACTACCTGTACAAAAGTGATGGATCACAGAAATATGCTTTCGACGGGGACCTTCTAGTTCTCTGTTGGAGTTCCCTATTATGGTTATAAATCTTTGTTCTGGTGCTGATTAACACTGTTTTGTATGCTAAATCTTTAACTAGGGTTTTGATGCCATGCAGTTTGAAGAATTCACTTATCTGAAATTTGATTGTTAAAATCATTTACTTCATATCTCTCactttcctttcttgtttttgtCAAAACTCGCCAGGAGCCGAAGCAAAGTGCTAGGGAATCAGCACCAAGTAAGCGAAAAGGGATTGAGTCGGATGAAGAATCTCCTCCAAGGAAGACGACAACTCATCGCAGGATGGCAATTGTTTATGACAGTGAGGAAGACTAAGATGTAATTGCATGGAATCTCAGACAGGTGAGTGTTGGATGTGAACCATTTTAAGCTCCCTGTATGACATGCTTCTTCTGTGATAAGATGTCAAGGCTTCTTTTGTGATGGATGTATAACATGCTGAGTTTTGTTTTCATCTTGCATATAAATTTCTCTACTCTTGAGAGAATTTTTCGCCCCAATCATCTTTTTTCTTCAGCTCTACTAAATCAAAATTTTATTGCATCCATTGAAAGCTTATATGCTGAATGTTCTGTTTTTCTTGTTAAAGGATTACTGGAGTTTTATTTGTTACCATCTCAAAAAAATGATTACGGGACTTTATGCATAGTTGCTGACGTTTAGCTGTAGCAATTGAATTAGGTCAGGTTTAGGAGTTTTTGGTGATATTTGTAGACTGGTTGCAATAGATTTTTCCATTCCAAAGATCGATTGATGATAGAATTGCAAAGTAAAAAGTTGAAGAACTTGTTGATAACTTGATATTGATAATGTTTTTGGCTGCATAGTGGTCAAGTAGTTCTGGTggttgtagtagtagtagtagaatATTGGTTCTAGCATAATCTAGTGGTATATCTGTATTATAATATCTCTATCTGTAGCTAATGtggttctataccagagttaagaACGATGGTGAAATCCTGATGCTTCCTTTTCTTCGAGGTGTACATCTTTTTATCCACTTTTAACTAGAGTTCCTTTGAATCTTGAGTACTAAATTCTCATCTTAAAGAGATCTACTTTTCTAGTTTTCACAGAGCTGCGCGCGACCTTGCAAATTTTTCAGATAAAAAGTTTGAAATGTATTCGTAACCTTTCTTGATTCGGGTTTGTATTTGCCAGGAAAATTTGCACAGAAGATTGTCACATGATGGAATGGAACGCTCGAAGTCCTGGGGACTTGAAAAGAGGCATCGAGTGCCTGAATGTTAGTTCAATTATACACCACCAACCTTATTTAGATTTATACTTTCAGATGTCTTTCTTGTGCTGAAGTTGCTGAATAGCCGTAGCAGAACTgatgttacctttttgtttttttcaataTGTTGGAATTGCTTTTTAAGATGGATATAACCTGGTTTCTTATCAGCTACCTATTTATAGATGAAACTTGAAACTTAGTACAGCTTCCTGTTTGTCTTTTCTTTACATGTTCAGCAGTTTTTTTTACCTGGTTCGATTCAGCAGTTACTCTATAACCATACCAAAGAGGCAAGGAGAGGAGTAAAAGCATTCTCACCTGCTCCTCCCTTCAGTTTCTGTTCTTTTAGTTTGCCTTCTAAAAATCGTCTCCTTAAAATATAATATGAAATTGCTTCACTAAAATCTGGTAAGCTTGATTTTATTCTGGCCTCAAAGAACCAACAGAGCAGCTTGAGCTTGTGTAATCTGCTGTTCTTGCTAAGAGAGTTCTGAACCAAAGGTGCCAAAAGTAAATGCGACCTAGGTTTATACATCAGTGGGTATTCTTAACTAAGAACGTGCTTGTATTCTATTTGGCACTTTT
This DNA window, taken from Nicotiana tabacum cultivar K326 chromosome 4, ASM71507v2, whole genome shotgun sequence, encodes the following:
- the LOC107765147 gene encoding protein LEO1 homolog; amino-acid sequence: MVGEEKRHQMMQNLFGDQSEEEEEEEEEVESEHESNRQPDYASDDGDGGLEPEGEGEADVEGEGEVEVEGQGEAEMESEGEMQDVDPGQGESEGERDQSSQEIEVGDQRVESEGRDSESDEKEEYGQRVVTSRRREVIDSESERSEENRFGDNEDEEVNQARSPSKSPGEEKDEAHISSAPEIRDVFGDSEDEEEADYVVQDQIDEEQNISPMEEETSYGKVRPEDIIPEDDGGYESEEEQVESKTKEKPVGPPLELEIPLRPPPAYSDKMNMIKVSNIMGIDPKPFDPATYVEEDVFVTDESGSKKRISLVNNIVRWRKVKKPDGTTTVESNARFVEWSDGSVQLMIGNEVLDISVQDAQHDQAHLFLRHGKGILQSQGRILRKMRFMPSSLTSNSHRLLTALVDSRHKKVYKVKNCFTDIDPEREKEQKEKAESQTIRANVILNRKKEKVSRKYMPAVRRERQLSPGFLEDALEEEEDTDYYDSRRSAARRRFEEDLEMEAQAEKRIINAKKKDIPRQTSLSASKHSRRPIDFEDSEKEESEYETEEEEEEEERSPPRRRDVQEEQEYEEEEERDQGEEEEAYEESEEEAEEPKQSARESAPSKRKGIESDEESPPRKTTTHRRMAIVYDSEED